One Aegilops tauschii subsp. strangulata cultivar AL8/78 chromosome 2, Aet v6.0, whole genome shotgun sequence genomic window, acgataattgtgacaaaacccggtatcatcatagatgtggtgggctcctacttctatgacaaaaaatcatgatagaaaatgggcttttcgtcctaggcgggccggggacgcagctgcatgacattctttgggctgtccatgatggaaaaaaccctggtagaagcgagggcgaggaaaatttcggggagttcccggttacggtgggaggtcgggggccgagcgatgcgcgtttctctcgtacacgtacgcgcgtgtgtgcgtggcgttggctctaactgaacccaagcgaggcgttgggctctaactgaacccgagcgattgcactgcaggctacgcgttactgaatccgagcgatcgatcaatggttgttaactgaacccgatcgagcgattccttcgctactgctgctaactgaagccgatcgattggattaacagtgagcgttgcggggggggggggggggttggatgaacagtgagcggtggcgttgcctctggatgaacaggaccccgtatgtgtggagggctggatgaacagtagatggtggaggggtgcccgtggaggggtggttgaacagtagccggtggagtagtgcgcggtggaggctggatgaacaggagcccgtggaggctggaggaggtcgacggtagcccgtggaggctggaggaggtcaacggaggagatgaacagtatcccatggagtcccgttttgcggtacgccacacccctcccgatgaacaggacccccgtttcgaccgtcgcgctccaacacaagtccgtttcgtccgatttgcggtacgccacacccctcccgatcaacaggacccccgtttcgaccgtaggaggaccgtttcctccgttttgcggtacgccacacccctcccgatcaacgggacccccgtttcgaccgtaggaggtccgtttcctctgttttgtggtacgccagacccctcccgatgaacaggatctcgtttcgaacgtggccggtcgaacacaaggccgtttcctccattgtgctgtacgccaggcctcgtttccatcgcctgttccatcaAAGCCCtaccgatgaacacgaccacgcattccgttctgacccagccggttgctccccatgaacacgacgacgacgttgtttctccgttccgacccagccatgtacacgagccctggccgtacgtatgcgcgagtaggcgttcgagaccccgcccgtatgtacgtacgtggccgtattttctttcctgcaccctggccgttgtacgtacgtgtacatgctaagtgcgcgcctctactacgacacgtgcgcgcctctataacgaccagtatgtacatacacattcgcggccagaatgacaacgctacgtacgcttcgaccaggttggtcccgactgtcaggcacttccttgtcggcgttctgggaacgggggtccccagacttgcctgcctgcggcctgcgGCGTGGATCAAGTAgtggcccagtacggcccatcttcatctaCTCGaggacaagaccctcgcgaggggccaagcctcgcggggtgGACGACGCAAGGCCTCATCAGGCGTAGTCTCACCAGCCAGGCTCGCGAGGGGGCGGAGAGATCAATGCAAGGAGTACCTCGCGAGGTGTacatgacgtaagccatgacgaccaagaccaggcgggcgtcaggcgggcgccagcctgcgcagcgtcctcgtttcctcttttgtgcaaaggaggcaagcgcgggcgcagagtaccgaggcatcagggaAAGGTTACCGtttcggtgcaatgagaccaagaccagcagagcggcaggacggaggtcaccgtggagcccaagacggcgtcatcactagtgcttttggcagccgaagaccacctttagtcaggatagcttgtactagttgtcccctttcaagaTGGCCGTTGTTGGcgcccttcccgctcaatatttgggaagaggaccagggcctctataaatagagctagccaccacagtagagagGGATCGATCCTTCTCAAGTAGAACACCAcaccagctcaagaacacctctcgcgAGGCTTTTCTTCCCCTGTACTATTCTTCATCAGCCcttgaggcaatccaccacaccacactctggagtagggtattaccccacaacggtggcccgaaccagtataaatctcgtgtctctcgCGTTGTTCATCGTCTAGCCTAGATTCTTGCGAGGCGATCgagcgtggatcggtagggggaaaatcttcgcgtgcaccccagtgttcgaatcATAAGGGTCTGCCGAAACCCataatccaacatttggcgcgccaggtaggggtgcgccggagctctcCTTTCCGTCGACTCGCTCTTCATCATCACCACTCTCCGTCCTCATAGCGGACAACACAGCACCTGCTCCCGCCGCCGGTGCCGGCGCGGGGGCTAGGGGGCTCCGAGCACTGGCCCCCGCCTTGTGACAGGTGCAGTGGCTgagcaagttcaagccagagatgccacCGTGCTATGGCGGTGCGATGGACCCGCTAGCCTTCCTGCTGGCGCATGAGGAAGCTGTCCTGAAGGCTGGAGGTGACGACAGGGTCATtgccaactggctccccatggccctaACCGGTGTTCCTCGCATGTGGTTACTCCACCTGCCGGCAGCGTTGGTAGCCTCCTGGGAGGAATTGCGCGACCTCTTCCTCACCCAGTATGCTGCCCCGGCGCCCCCGGTCGCCGCAGCTCTCTTGGGCGGCTCGCAGGCGCCGCCTTCGAGCCGCCACATCAAGTCGTACGTCCGCCAGGTCGGCGCCGTCCTCGCGCGCTGTGAAGCCCCCCCCCCTGGCTGGGCGGCACCTGAGGCCGATCTGACCTTCAGCTCGGACGACCACCCCGCCAACGCCGCCTGCTCGGGTGCGCTCCCAATGCTGTGCACTCCCACCATCTGCCAAGTGGCTGTCACcaggaccctcatcgacggcggtgccggcctcaacatACTCTtagtggaggccttcagcctcctTCACGTGCCACCGGAGCGACTCCGACCCAGCCAACCCTTCTCGGGCGTCGGAGGTGGTCCCTCCGATTccctagggcagatccgcctcccgatgaacttcggcacccgcgacaacttCCGCACGGAGCTGGtcaacttcgacatcgcccgcatcggcctcccgtataACACCATCCTGGGGTACCCTGCcttggcccagttcatggcagcgacccatCCTGGCtataacctcatgaagatgccagggagcggcggcgTCCTCGCCGTGGCCGGAGATACCAAAGAAGCTTTGTAGGTGCTCAAGCTCGCCCTCAAGACAGCCGCAAGCGGCGCAACCCGCCGACGACTCCGTCCCCAAGGCCAAGGGGGCTGTGCtggccaagaagaagcagttgttcacccaggACAAGGCGGAGACTAAACAGGTGCCGGTTGATGAGGACGGGTCATCTGgcgccaccttcaccataggcgccaacctcgacctGGACCAGGAAGAGGCGCTGGTGAAGTTCCTACGCTCGGACAAGGAGGTGTTcgcatgggaacccaagcagcttgTGGGGGTCCCGAGGCAGGTGATCGAGCACCACTTGAacgtgtgccccaatgtgcgccccaTGAAGCAGAAAGCAAGGCGGCAGTCCACCGAAAAGCAGGCCTTtatcgtccaagaaacccgcaagctggaagCGGCAGGTGCCATTCACGAGATTCgctaccccgagtggctggcgaacccagTTGTCATGCCAAAGAAGGGGGAAAGGAGCGCacgtgcgtcgacttcaccaacctcaacaagtcATGCCCCCAAGATCCATTCCCGCTCCCTCGCATTGAGCAAATCATCGACTCCACCGCTGAGTGCGACCTACTGagcttcctggatgcgttttcgggctaccaccaaatcaagatggcggtggaagatgtggagaagacagccttcctgaccccatgtgcggtgtactgctacacttgcatgccgtcAGGGTTGCACAATGCGGGTGCAACCTTTCAGCAACTGATGCATATCGCCTTGGGCCGGCAACTCGGGAGAAACGCTGAGGCCTATGTCGATGACATCGTGGAGAAGACTCGGGAGGCCAAGACCTTGATACAAGACCTAGAAGAAACCTTCGCGAGCCTTCGTGAAGTTgacctgcggctcaacccggagaagtgcgtgtttggtgttCCTTCCGGCAAGCTCCTGTGTTTCCTCGTTTCCCACCGGGGAATCGAGGCTAACCCTgagaaggtcaaggcgatcgAAGACATGAGTCCTCCCCAATCCCTCagggagatgcagaagcttgctgGATGCGTGACGgcgttggggcgcttcatctccaagctaggggaACGCCCCCTGCctttcttcaagctgatgaaaaagAAGGGCCCGTTTGAATGGACGCAGGAGGCCGATgaagcgtttcaagacctcaagagatatcTGACCAGCCCTCCTGTGATGGTGGCACCGCGCCCCCTCGAGCCCTTGGTACTCTACCTCACCGCCACGCCTTACTCCGCTAGCACAGCTCTCGTGGAGGTTCGGGAAGAGCGTCGAGCCAAGGCAGCATTGTGCCCGGTCACAGCCCCAGCCTAGGCGACGCAAGATCAATAAGGCCTTGCGGAGACCACGGCCCCGGCAGACGGAGTCCAGCCACAGCAGGAAGACACCCCAAGGACCGAAGAGGCTGCGCCAGGCAGCCAGGCGCTGGGGGCTCAGCCCCCTCAGGAGGCGCAAACCCCTCCGGAGGGCTCGGGCCTTACCAGCACACCTACTCTTGTCAAGCACCccgtgtacttcgtcagcacggtgttgcgggatgcaagggcccgataccccatgcctcagaagctcctacTTGCGCTGCTGGTGGCCTCGCGTAAGTTGCGGCATTACTTTCAAGGTCACCCCATCAaagtcgtctcggcctacccgttggaaagggtactcaggagccccaatTCGGCCAGAAgggtcgctgaatggaacatcgagctacaGGCATTCCAACTAGaattcagcacaaccagggtcatcaagggagccgcccTTGCAGATTTTGTGGCGGAGTGGACAGAGGCGCCAGGGCTCGAAGCAGGTGAAGATCGGTCGCTTTCCCCAGGAAGCGAAGCACcagacggttgggtcatgtacttcgacggagCATTCTCACGACACGGCGCGGGAGCCGGCGCAGTGCTCGAATCCCctactcaggacaagctctattATGTCGTGCAGCTCTGTTTCCAgcatggcgagaaggtctccaacaacatagcagaATACGAGGGCCTTATAGCGGGCTTAAGAGCTGCAGCAGCGCTGGGAGTGAAGTgcctcaccatcaagggagactcacagctcctcgtcaatttctccaacaaagtatatgagcctaaggacgagcacatggaggcgtatCTTGCAGAAGTGCGCAggatggaaaagcagttcctaGGGTTGGAACTGAAGCACGTGCCTCGCGACGCCAACCGGGAGGCTGATGCCATCGCCAGGGGAGCATCGAGGCGGCAGCCACAGGAGCCTGGCGTTTTCGAGGAACGACTCTTCAAGCCCTCAGCGGCACCGATGCTATCAAGCGCGACACAGCCTCAGGAGGAACTCCCCCAACCGCCGGTCTCAGGAGCTCCGGCCTGTGGCCCGGCCTCAGGAGTGCGCTTGCTCTTGGCGCTGGAGCCCCAGGAAGGATGCTGGACCATGGAGCTCAAGGATTACCTGATGCAAGGGACTCTACCGGAGAAGGATGAGGCCGTGGAACGTATAGCCCGACAGGCCACAGCTTACTCCATCCGAGACGGAGAGCTTTACCGAAAGCGGCCCAATGATGTTTCCCTGCGTTGCATCTCCAGAGAGCAGGGGAAAGAGCTGCTGGCAGACATCCACGGtggagactgcgggcaccactcgtcgtcgcggacactcgtcggcaaggcattccgcagcgggttttattggcctacagCACTCGACGACGCAATCGAGCTGGTGAAGGCTTGTGAAGCCTATCAATTCCACACCAAGAAGATTCAGCAGCCAGCTAAGGGCCtgcagaccatcccgctctcgtggccGTTCGCGGTGTGGGGCTGGACATTCTGGGCCCGTTTCCACGGGCGCCAGGGGGCTatcgctacctctacgtcgccatcgacaagttcaccaagtgggcagagGTGGAGGCTGTCCGCACCATTCCGGCTGGCTCcacggtcaagttcatcaagggcttCGTAAGCCGGTTCGGGGTGCCcaatcgcatcatcaccgataatggttggcagttcactagcaacctcttcaaaacatattgcACTAACCTTGGAACGCAAATATGCTACGCCTCGGTGGCACACCCtcggagcaatggccaggccgagcgcgccaacgcggaggtcctgaagGGCCTCAaaaccaggaccttcaagaagaagctggaagCCTGCGGCAAgggctggtacgacgagctccagtctgtgctATGGTCCATCTGCACTACCGCCACCAAGTCGACAGGCGAAAccctgttcttcctcgtctatggggCAGAGGCGGTCCTCCCTCACAAGGTCAAGCATCattccgcgcgggtcctggcgtttgacgaGGCACCACAGGACGCAATGCgagggatggatctcgtgctgggggagggaCACCGTTGGGAGGCCGCGCTTcgagcggcaagataccagcaggcgctgcggtgATACCACTGCTGCAACATCTTCCCTAGGACTCTCGAGGTAGGCGACCTCCTGCttaggcgggtgctctccagggaagggctgcacaagctctcgcccatgtgggagggcccgttcaaggttgttCATGTTTCCAGACCTAGCGCCGCATGCTTGGAGACTCAGCAGGGGGTGCCTATCCCAAACGCATGGAACATCCAACACCTTCGGAGGTTCTACCCATgaaaggcccggtgcctgtgaagaaggccaattgtcaggtggtaggtgcgacatatgccaacgggtggcttatcattgtgggagccagtaagacgtcgtcggtgcctggaaacggaatgaggcgaagacatgcacgccggcgaaccttacccaggttcggggctctccgtggagataacacccctagtcctgctctgcggggtctccgcatgatcactagatcaagacaagtagctacaagtgctccttgagctgtcgggttagagggagaagaagggcaaggctagctctccttttctctctatgtggtgtgtgtaattctatgagaccaaccctttgcatgggtgtcccggggggtttatataggcctaccccccaggggtacaatggtaatccggctgggcccgggtcccagccatcagtgtctatgctcgccggcttctccgccggtcattggggcccgccgactggtgggtcccgccggctgccggcttcttggccggcacgccggccccaccgcatgggtgctttgtcggcggctggttactgttgcctcgcctctgatgacgagggctttgtcgaggtaagcatggctacagtgtcgccgccttgcgagctctcactgtagccttatctcgtcttgtctccttaatagggtgcatgcttcgagggagggaggtagccggctgttgggagccggccacatccctggccgactagaggaggccgggccgtctccagatgtctccctggcaaaggggcccgccacccgcgggccgttttggcacctgtcgtgggtgacgttggggccaacatggctacagtgtcgtgccggacgggggatggctggcccgtacggcgccctgtggccatgcctgttccgggattcgggggtagtgggatgtactgcggccacgccccatcccatcaccattatgtgggtacagtcttagtgggtgcagtcttggccggcttctgggagtcggctttcttcatggccggcttctgggagtcagtcctcttggggccggcttcctggagtcggctatctcgtatctttcttgggggaggttttctgagactgggtcgccttctgggagtcggccctggggatagccggccgggggaaggcggccctatgctttgtacgcttgaaggctcgaatgccCTGATAaattttcgaagagccagggggagtcgattaggctacccgtggccatttactccaacagtagtccccgaagctgatttggcttcgaggttgagtggaggtcgagaagctcaggcagcttcttatcttgatgaGCCAGCAGGAGGGAGCTGGCTCCGGTTGGGCgtgccgtcttggcgaaatttttaaagtcggaacgcgggagtctgttggcgcgtgcgccgggctgcgggccggccgctcgccgcctgcgaaccacgtggcatcccctAGCTGAagagagcctgccaacccacgcgcgtgacAAGACACCGCCGCAGGccaagggcccaccactcctacgcctaggcccaggcgcggattctttgtggcccaaagccgtccgcacgtcttccggcgacGGTTTCCGCACGTCtttagggcgcagtaatcgcgggatgtgggggagtgggtgcagttaatcccacgtcccaccccactcctcgcctcctcggcttcgccgcacgaggctataactagggggaggaggggaagcggcagacgctcgcatgctcctctcctctccgccatcttcttcctcctgctttccctcacagctgcgcctcgccgccgcgccgtcccacgccaccagccggcatctggccacggcgcgggttcctccgccgcgccgcctgctcggggcggcgggcagaagcgtcgtgccgcgtcgggcttgttcggcagtcggccgaagaagcccaagggcggggcagcggcgaccaggcgggatgaggcggccgcgaaggcggcccgcttccgcaaggcggtgaagcagccgcagacggtgtcggcgtaagtgtatactcCTTCGTGTATCCTTTCTTGTTTTCTCTGgtagttcctgaatccttgtcctttctcgaaaaatcagggctccactgtcgctcgagcgggttgctgccacctccgtcgttggatcgccgggaggatccgagagcaccactcgccgcgtggaccccggtgccgagcttcaggcagcgacggagcgaaacgcgcggcaggcgcgcgaggagcgggaggcgcagg contains:
- the LOC141041129 gene encoding uncharacterized protein, which translates into the protein MEAYLAEVRRMEKQFLGLELKHVPRDANREADAIARGASRRQPQEPGVFEERLFKPSAAPMLSSATQPQEELPQPPVSGAPACGPASGVRLLLALEPQEGCWTMELKDYLMQGTLPEKDEAVEPLDDAIELVKACEAYQFHTKKIQQPAKGLQTIPLSWPFAAERANAEVLKGLKTRTFKKKLEACGKGWYDELQSVLWSICTTATKSTGETLFFLVYGAEAVLPHKVKHHSARVLAFDEAPQDAMRGMDLVLGEGHRWEAALRAARYQQALR